Below is a window of Arabidopsis thaliana chromosome 2, partial sequence DNA.
TTGTTTAGTCCCGCAAAATGAACTATTCCGCTTAATTTGTGATGTTCAATGTGCCTCAAAGCTAGATTCCTTTGATGATCAAGCTCTGATTCTAAGCTTGTGAAATCTTCCTTGAAGACTATACGTCTATACATGATACCGGTCTTTCTTAACATTGTAGACGAAGATTTTTCTTCGCCATCCGAGTGTTTTTCCACGACTATCCACAATAAGGGAGGTGGAACTAGCCTCAAGGTATTGGCCATTCTCCTAAGAAGAACGTTTTTGTAGCGATCTTTAGTTATTATTGGAGTTACAACAATCACTAGTCCTCTTGGTGTCACTTTTACTtgattctcatcttctttctcgGAGAGAGATCTTGTTTCTCCTTCAGCTTCTCGCGACTCTGCGGGAGCTGGAGCTTGGCTTTGGGAATTGATCAAGGTTCTATTGAGGAGGGAATGTTGTGTGTATGTAGCGTTTTCAAAAGGTTGGGGAGGAATCGGAGATTTTGTAGAAGTATAAGAAGTCGTTTcgaaattagagaaaaatgaGGCCTTACCAGCAGGAGCGAAGCCAGTGAAGAAACCCATTACAAAACATAGAGAGAAATGGATCACAGCTTTCTTCCATActtgagctttcttctttgatctctctAGAGATCCCATAACCCTCTCTTCAAGGAAGAAGGTTTCTTGAGTGAGTtccgtttttatttttgtggaaaacaaaatgtgtgaAGTTAGTGATATATAAGAGCTTTATGAGAATTGTGTAGTTATTGTTTGTTCGCTAAGGTAAGattattttgatgtttgatgATTGCTTGCGTTGGTGGTCTTTTGCAACAACCAGTTGTTGGGATTGGAACACATTAACTGAAACATATTTGGGAAATTACGGAAAATCATTgctaaaaacaattatattaatataatcgTTGCTTACTAATGAATCTTAATGCCGCCATAGATTCATTTTGGCCGTGGATGTATATGGAGCACTAAACCAGATTGGAgcagcaaaaaaaattcatcagCATTTAGACATTTACGATTTTGCCACAGTAGTTTATCTACtacttaataaataaataaaaatgtttttgataaatatttttatctctAGAGAGAGTACCTAATGTGGAGATTAGTCTTGAAAAgtgtttgaaaaatatataataagaattaagaaactaTCCAATGTTATAAATTGACAGTTTTGGTCTCAagagtaaatatataaattgatgttTAGATACAGTATAGATTAATTAATTGAGCTATTAATAAATAGATAGAAACTCTAAATAAATTTACGGAGACCCCACTAATCAAACACTTGGAAATTAGTACGCTCCTAACGAAAAGGAGGTTTTGTCAAAAGATCTTAAAATCGAGaatatataaagttattaTTCTTAAACATATACTGTTGTTCTTAAAAGCAGGACCCATTTCGATTGCTTGGAGTTGGACTAGAGATATAATCCCAATGAACAATAATTTGTGGGCGGTCAAATACATTCTAAGATCATCATATACATTCTAAGATCAAAAACATCATGGATCTTGCCTCACTCATAAGATCCATATATACCATATAAAGACATTACAAGCTTTTCAATGTAATGAAACAACAACTAAAAGAtgagggaaaaaaaataacatattataGATAATTACTGAGTAAACCACTCGTAAGCAGACAACGAAGAGTTGAAGATACCACAAGGAGATTCAAGCTTGATTTTGTCGACAGCCTTTTAGTATTTAAGTAATTAACTCTAGACTAAGATACTTGACAATTAGAGAAGCACTagttaaaccaaaaaacatttgCAGCCaataatttgttgttttcaaaaaaaaagaatgagtaGAACTGAAAGAGATATCAACATGTGATATGCAAATTAGTTGGTCCCAAAGTTATTGCCGTATCATATACGAAGGCGAAACTCATATTTTACTGGAAGATATCTAGATTTAAACTAATATTTTCGTTAACGAGtccttcatatatatactcattGTTCTGCAAGAAAGTTTTGTATGATTTCCACCGTTAAATCTGAAAGAAAGCTATGCTAATACgttttctttatatacatacaaatctcagctcatttttttttcaatcttttatgCTCTGCAATGTTCTATAAATGTCACGATGTAATTTACCAATGACTAATTTAGGAAAAGAAATAACTACCTCAATGTAGTTCtcttaaaatacttttttagaTCATGTTGATATAAACTTTCTAGCTTCAAATACAAAGCAATGTGTCCCAAAAAGTGAATCTAGCAGCAAGAGATCTCAACAAACAACTAGAGAGCATACAGACAAAAAGTACAAAATGTTAAACTTTTCTAGTAAAAAGGATTAGCTAAGTAGAACCACCGATTTCCTCTTATAGAAAAGATCTCGGCCGTCAATTTTTCTGAACCCAACGTGTgaacataacaaaacattaaaaaatataaaaccacAGTGTTCGATCTGAATCATATAGAGAGGGACCAGaggaaccaaaaaaaagagtgagaGTTTCAGTACCAAAAAATCCTTAGACACAAAAAGAGATGAGGTTTTCTTCATCTAGACCCGTTTCGAGTCCGGGTCGAACCGAAAACCCGCCTCTACTCATGCGGTTCTTGCGGACCaaaagcagaagcagaagccGTTCTCGTTCAAGAAGACCTATCTTTTTCCGTCGGAAAAATGCTTCTGCTGCGGCGGAGACACAAGAACCAACTTCACCTAAAGTCACTTGCATGGGTCAAGTAAGGATAAACCGATCAAAGAAACCCAAACCCGAAACTGCTCGAGTCTCCGGAGGTGCAACAGAAAGGCGACGCCAGAGCCGTCGGTGCGGGTGGGTCAAGAACGCTTTTCCCTGTCATTCTTTCACCGGAATAATCAAACCTACTTGCTTTAGCCCTGTGTGGCGTAAATGGAAATCATTTTCTCATGCTAGTTTCTCGAAAAAATCAGAGAAGAGATCAAGTTCGTCTAGAAGTGAACCTATCTTTGGCCGCTCCACGGTGGAGCCAGAGGAACCAGAAGAGActcgaaaagaagaaaaccaagaagaagaagcaagttCATGTAAATCATTCACAGCTACACCACCGAGAAACGCTTTTTTACTAACTCGATGTAGATCTGCACCATATAGATCTCCTTCATCAGCTAATAGCTTAtttgaagatcaagaagagaCAAATAAAGCTCCTTTCCAACGACACGCTTCGTCGGAAAATGTATCAGTTTCGGAAGAACCGAAGACAAGCGTTACAGAAACAACAGAGAGATTAGAGGATTCAAGAAGAGAATCAGCAGCGAGTGAAGAACCAAAACGAAGCGTTTTGGGATCACCACGACAGTGTCTGATCCTCACGCGCTGTAACTCGGAGCCAGCGAGACTCGTTCCCGAGATGGGTTATCGACAGAACCCAAGGTTGGGATTTACGTGATgcgtttacattttttttctctttcttttgtattttttcgaGAAATTTACATTGAAACGATTACTATATTCTTTGCTGGATTTACTTGGGGAAGTTTCGCTGAAATTTAGAGCTTTAAAAGCTTTCTTTATCGTAGAGAATCTTGTGGTTCCCTGACcatgtaatatttttcaattgtcCTATCTATGACAATGTaactaaacaaacaatttcGTTCGTACACTTatacactaaacaaaaaaaagtctttgatatagttttatttttctgttatgCCAACTATGTTTGTGTTCTTAAAATTCTACATCTCTAAAAACAGATATATTTTCCttatattacataaaaatgGTTTACCCATAAATTGATGAGTTTTATCAAGAGACTTGCAAAATATTGTGGAGATCACGAAAATGCCTTGAGGCCCAGATATTAATGGGCTTTTAGGCCCATATGTTAATGAGATCCAAATATTTCCAAGTTAAGTAATTGGTAATGACGGTGAAGGTGCCTTTGACTATCTTAACGCGTACGGGACGGTCGATAAATTTAGTTAaagtctctttcttcttctttactttttcttcttcttttagatCAAAGAAATCGTTTTGTGCAGATTTGATCTTGCGTTAATTTTCTAAGCAAAATATGGCGGGAGAAGATAGCCGTGAAGCTCAACGAGGCGACGAATATGAGGAATCGAGTCCTCTCTTGAAGGTGAACGAGAATGACGGCAAGATCTGCTCGAAAAGAGATGCCAAGGCGGCGCCTCTTGTGCCTCCTCCCGCGGCGGAGGAATACGGCTGGACGGCGGATGGATTGCCTGTGAGCCATGGTAGCGTGATTGGCGAGCCGATCAGGAGAAACCAGTGGAATTCTGGTCTTTTTACCTGTCTTGGTCGCAATGATGAATTTTGCAGCAGCGATCTCGAAGTTTGTGAGTATTTCGTTGAATTCGTATAATTTCTgattgtaatttgttttctaaatttggttGGGTtgttaaaaattgaatctttagATCTTATTGAAGTTCAGAGATAAATGGGTTTAGGATTAGATATGATTCGGATTTTAGAAATGtttgttatgtgtttgatgaaagtttttttagtGATGAGATAATGGATAATTCTGTGTAGGTCTTCTTGGAAGTGTGGCTCCTTGTGTGTTGTATGGAACTAATGCAGAGAGACTTGGGTCTGCTCCGGGAACATTTTCAAACCATTGCTTGACGTATTTGGGATTGTACTTTGTTGGTAATTCTTTGTTTGGCTGGAACTGTCTTGCTCCATGGTTCTCTTATTCTAGCCGTTCTGCTATTCGCCGAAAGTTTAACCTTGAGGTAATGATTTATGTTTCCTTCATTTAAACAATAGAGAAGTGAGTTTGGGAGAAAAAAGGTTGCCGTGTAAGAAGATATTGATTAACTCTTTTGGGTAAAAACAGGGAAGCTTTGAGGCTATGAACAGGTCTTGTGGTTGCTGCGGTGGCTGCATAGAGGACGAGATGCAAAGGGAACACTTGGAGACGACTTGTGACTTTGTGACACATGTCCTTTGCCATACATGTGCCCTTTGCCAAGAAGGGCGTGAGCTCCGCAGGAAGGTTCTTCACCCAGGTTTCAATGCTCAGTCCACCGTTGTTGTGATGCCACCCATAGAACAAACCATGGGTCGTAAGTGAAGCTTACATAGAGTCGAGTGGTCTAAAGAGCACTTGTAATATTGAGTCGACTGAAGCTTACACACGTTGTGAAAACAAGTGTTTCTGTGGAACTTGAATCATGATCCTTGTCTTTTGCTTACTTTTTGAATAAGGCCTTCTCTGGATGTAATTTGTCGTGTGTCTTTCTTTTGCTAtcgaaaaacaaacatatgtATATCTTTATTGCTTACGCATTTCTTTTGACATTGTCTGAAATGTTCATTTGTTTCACAATTCGCAAAGCCTAACATTGACGTAAGAGTTTTGGGGAAACCCTTTGGATCCGACAAAAGGCAACGATATATGGACAAATAAAGTAAAGTGAACATGATAGACTCTACAACTGCAATCAAATATGTGAAGGGAAAACAGAAGTTGATGAGATTCAATTTTTGTAGTCtaaccaaaacagaacaaggGACGTTTGCTACTCTCCCATACAAAAGTCTCAATGACATTGTGATTACAGGTTAAAAACACAGACTGTTGAAGAAGCTGGAATCTATTCGCCGGGCACAGGGACTCCCTGCTTCAGCTTCTCACGCTTGAGCTTCTTTTTGGAAAgaggcttcttcttccttggagGTAGATTCTTCTGAGCATACATGTACATAACGTAATTGGCTATGAGAAATGTCACAAGCAGACCTCCAATAACAAGCAGCACTATCAATCCAGGGTTCAATCCTTTGGCTTCAACAACCGCCTGTAAATTCACAAACAATGTATGCAACAATCCATACCAAAGTGAGATATTTGACATCATGTAAACCTAACGAA
It encodes the following:
- the IRX9 gene encoding Nucleotide-diphospho-sugar transferases superfamily protein (IRREGULAR XYLEM 9 (IRX9); CONTAINS InterPro DOMAIN/s: Glycosyl transferase, family 43 (InterPro:IPR005027); BEST Arabidopsis thaliana protein match is: Nucleotide-diphospho-sugar transferases superfamily protein (TAIR:AT1G27600.2); Has 591 Blast hits to 584 proteins in 85 species: Archae - 0; Bacteria - 0; Metazoa - 323; Fungi - 0; Plants - 254; Viruses - 0; Other Eukaryotes - 14 (source: NCBI BLink).), which encodes MGSLERSKKKAQVWKKAVIHFSLCFVMGFFTGFAPAGKASFFSNFETTSYTSTKSPIPPQPFENATYTQHSLLNRTLINSQSQAPAPAESREAEGETRSLSEKEDENQVKVTPRGLVIVVTPIITKDRYKNVLLRRMANTLRLVPPPLLWIVVEKHSDGEEKSSSTMLRKTGIMYRRIVFKEDFTSLESELDHQRNLALRHIEHHKLSGIVHFAGLNNIYDLDFFVKIRDIEVFGTWPMALLSANRKRVVVEGPVCESSQVLGWHLRKINNETETKPPIHISSFAFNSSILWDPERWGRPSSVEGTKQDSIKYVKQVVLEDDTKLKGLPAQDCSKIMLWRLKFPTRTRLST
- a CDS encoding protamine P1 family protein (protamine P1 family protein; FUNCTIONS IN: DNA binding; INVOLVED IN: chromosome organization; LOCATED IN: chloroplast; BEST Arabidopsis thaliana protein match is: unknown protein (TAIR:AT5G03110.1); Has 306 Blast hits to 290 proteins in 70 species: Archae - 0; Bacteria - 11; Metazoa - 127; Fungi - 26; Plants - 97; Viruses - 12; Other Eukaryotes - 33 (source: NCBI BLink).) codes for the protein MRFSSSRPVSSPGRTENPPLLMRFLRTKSRSRSRSRSRRPIFFRRKNASAAAETQEPTSPKVTCMGQVRINRSKKPKPETARVSGGATERRRQSRRCGWVKNAFPCHSFTGIIKPTCFSPVWRKWKSFSHASFSKKSEKRSSSSRSEPIFGRSTVEPEEPEETRKEENQEEEASSCKSFTATPPRNAFLLTRCRSAPYRSPSSANSLFEDQEETNKAPFQRHASSENVSVSEEPKTSVTETTERLEDSRRESAASEEPKRSVLGSPRQCLILTRCNSEPARLVPEMGYRQNPRLGFT
- a CDS encoding PLAC8 family protein (PLAC8 family protein; CONTAINS InterPro DOMAIN/s: Protein of unknown function Cys-rich (InterPro:IPR006461); BEST Arabidopsis thaliana protein match is: PLAC8 family protein (TAIR:AT2G40935.1); Has 380 Blast hits to 379 proteins in 46 species: Archae - 0; Bacteria - 0; Metazoa - 10; Fungi - 19; Plants - 350; Viruses - 0; Other Eukaryotes - 1 (source: NCBI BLink).), with the protein product MAGEDSREAQRGDEYEESSPLLKVNENDGKICSKRDAKAAPLVPPPAAEEYGWTADGLPVSHGSVIGEPIRRNQWNSGLFTCLGRNDEFCSSDLEVCLLGSVAPCVLYGTNAERLGSAPGTFSNHCLTYLGLYFVGNSLFGWNCLAPWFSYSSRSAIRRKFNLEGSFEAMNRSCGCCGGCIEDEMQREHLETTCDFVTHVLCHTCALCQEGRELRRKVLHPGFNAQSTVVVMPPIEQTMGRK
- a CDS encoding S1FA-like DNA-binding protein (S1FA-like DNA-binding protein; FUNCTIONS IN: DNA binding; INVOLVED IN: regulation of transcription; LOCATED IN: endomembrane system, nucleus; EXPRESSED IN: 22 plant structures; EXPRESSED DURING: 13 growth stages; CONTAINS InterPro DOMAIN/s: DNA binding protein S1FA (InterPro:IPR006779); BEST Arabidopsis thaliana protein match is: S1FA-like DNA-binding protein (TAIR:AT3G53370.1); Has 76 Blast hits to 76 proteins in 14 species: Archae - 0; Bacteria - 0; Metazoa - 0; Fungi - 0; Plants - 76; Viruses - 0; Other Eukaryotes - 0 (source: NCBI BLink).); its protein translation is MSSDGSAGKAVVEAKGLNPGLIVLLVIGGLLVTFLIANYVMYMYAQKNLPPRKKKPLSKKKLKREKLKQGVPVPGE